The Chloroflexota bacterium DNA window GATCTGGCCCACCTTCATGTCACGGCCATTGAACGGCACGGTGCGCTCCAGATCCGCCTCGGACACCGTTGCGAAATAGGCCTTCGCCGAGGCGGACACCGCCTGGATGTATCCGCGAAACGCGGGCAGATCGATGGCCAGCGACTTCAACTCGTCCCACTGGCGCGGTTGCGCGGCCATGCCGAGTTTCGCACCCCATCCGCCGCGCTCCCACTCCGTCGGTTTGCCCTGGAACAGCGCGTGGATCATGCGGTCTTCCGATCCGATCACATGCGCCAGCGTTGCGCCGATCGGGTTCGCCGTGCCCTGCGAACTCACCGCCAGCATCTCGGCGCTCAGGTCATTGATGACGCCATCCAAAATGCTGTGCGCCGTCATCAACTCCGCGACCAGGAACTCATTGAGATTCATTGCGTGCTCTTTCTTGCCCGAATGGTAATGAAACGCCTGAAGATCCGCAGTATGCGACTACGCGCGGATGGCCCAGTTTCAACCGTGGCTAGTATAGGCGAGATAGGAAGCAGTGTCAACGCGTCAGCACCTCGCGCAGCAATTCTCATTTTGGAGTCGGCTGCCAATATGCCCCCTCATCCCCTGCCCCTTCTCCCCCGCGCGCGCGGGGGAGCAGGGGAAAAGCTAACGGGGAGGTG harbors:
- a CDS encoding DinB family protein codes for the protein MNLNEFLVAELMTAHSILDGVINDLSAEMLAVSSQGTANPIGATLAHVIGSEDRMIHALFQGKPTEWERGGWGAKLGMAAQPRQWDELKSLAIDLPAFRGYIQAVSASAKAYFATVSEADLERTVPFNGRDMKVGQIAGLMLFHLGLHAGEIAAHKGIQGAKGLPF